The following proteins are encoded in a genomic region of Amphiura filiformis chromosome 18, Afil_fr2py, whole genome shotgun sequence:
- the LOC140138799 gene encoding neuronal acetylcholine receptor subunit alpha-10-like, with amino-acid sequence MIRLEEHLFGHYRGLVRPIKDGISPTIVTYRMVLYALLDFDTRNQKFKIMTWIKMTWTDEFLTWNATEFGGIDVVHVPAEKIWLPDISLYQTVDDAFERYKLDTYVMVYSNGSAYWFVPAIYGSSCRMQIRYFPFDTQKCDMRLSSWSYDGNHIDLRAEDVAQNSFLQNGVWTLESVTNRREVTKYQCCPEPYYDLIYTIIFRRNSSFYITYLILPCVFLAALSLLVFYLPPDCGEKLTLSITNLLALVVFQQLVAETMPPSGEESPILGTFFLLMITMVCVSVFFTVIVIHVGYNRTPMPTWVEYCIISCLGKCVCITGSPSSKANKIDLPDISPTEIVGTLQNESETNVYHTQIGRDHIPASNINGRFITDSPNVMTAVSSDLAQIKEILCASRDDMNSKANEDIMLEKWQLVSMIADRVLMIMFTCFTVIVTVVMTTYIVVKSEQEHEMLTDD; translated from the exons GATACCAGAAATCAGAAATTTAAGATAATGACTTGGATAAAGATG ACTTGGACAGATGAGTTTTTGACTTGGAATGCAACAGAGTTTGGAGGAATAGATGTCGTTCATGTCCCTGCTGAAAAGATTTGGCTACCAGATATTAGTCTTTATCAAAC GGTAGATGACGCATTTGAGCGATACAAGCTCGATACCTATGTTATGGTTTACTCCAATGGCAGTGCGTATTGGTTTGTACCAGCCATTTATGGGAGCTCATGTCGAATGCAGATCCGATATTTTCCTTTCGACACTCAAAAATGTGACATGAGATTGAGTTCCTGGTCTTATGATGGGAATCATATCGATCTTCGAGCAGAAGATGTAGCTCAAAACAG ctttttacaaaATGGTGTATGGACATTGGAATCAGTGACAAATAGACGTGAAGTAACGAAATATCAGTGTTGTCCGGAGCCTTACTATGACCtcatttacacaattatatttcGTCGGAATTCTTCATTTTACATTACTTATTTAATTTTACCATGTGTCTTTCTCGCCGCACTCTCCTTATTGGTTTTCTATCTACCACCGGATTGTGGCGAAAAGTTAACCCTGTCTATAACCAATTTGCTGGCACTGGTTGTATTCCAACAACTGGTCGCTGAAACGATGCCCCCTAGTGGTGAAGAGTCGCCAATATTAG GTACATTTTTCCTGCTCATGATAACTATGGTATGCGTATCGGTGTTCTTTACAGTAATAGTTATTCACGTAGGGTACAACAGAACCCCAATGCCGACATGGGTGGAATATTGTATCATTAGCTGTTTGGGCAAATGTGTGTGCATTACAG GATCGCCATCTTCAAAAGCCAATAAGATTGATCTGCCCGACATCAGCCCAACAGAAATTGTGGGAACATTGCAAAATGAATCAGAAACCAATGTTTATCACACCCAGATCGGGAGAGACCACATTCCTGCCTCGAATATCAACGGACGCTTTATTACAGACTCTCCAAATGTGATGACTGCAGTATCCTCTGATCTGGCACAAATTAAAGAGATCTTATGCGCAAGTAGAGATGACATGAACAGCAAAGCAAACGAAGATATCATGTTGGAAAAATGGCAGCTCGTATCAATGATAGCTGATCGCGTTTTGATGATAATGTTTACGTGTTTTACTGTCATAGTTACGGTCGTCATGACAACATATATAGTTGTGAAAAGTGAACAAGAACACGAGATGTTGACTGATGATTAA